A DNA window from Zingiber officinale cultivar Zhangliang chromosome 3A, Zo_v1.1, whole genome shotgun sequence contains the following coding sequences:
- the LOC122052698 gene encoding protein CHROMOSOME TRANSMISSION FIDELITY 7-like, producing MLNKKRSYAQYHLELGQSDFLLRSCSVCGMMYAPGDESDEKLHGDFHKKYYEGIRFKGWRNERVVSTPSGGNSRILLVLDGDSPSHKRKVKEVLTIMEKELGFQIVL from the exons ATGCTCAACAAGAAGAGGAGCTACGCGCAGTACCATCTCGAATTAGGGCAGTCGGACTTCCTCCTCCGCTCCTGCTCCGTCTGCGGGATGATGTACGCCCCCGGGGACGAGTCAGACGAGAAGCTCCACGGGGATTTCCATAAGAAGTACTACGAAGGAATTCGGTTCAAG GGTTGGCGCAATGAGAGAGTTGTCTCGACGCCCAGCGGAGGCAATTCCCGCATCCTATTGGTTCTCGACGGTGACTCCCCATCGCACAAGCGCAAG GTTAAGGAGGTGCTTACGATCATGGAGAAGGAACTTGGGTTCCAAATAGTTCTTTGA